From Brassica rapa cultivar Chiifu-401-42 chromosome A06, CAAS_Brap_v3.01, whole genome shotgun sequence:
ATGGCTGCCAAAAGGCTGGCTTGGAAGGTTGGTTCCGTCGTTTATGGCAATGCAATTTCCTTTTGTTAATATCGTCTATGATAATGCAATCTACTAAACAGTCTTCTTGTTTCTTGTTGTCTTAACAGcaatttttcatgttttttgcAGAACTGTATGAATCATAGCTTTtggtttattatataatttaaaaaaattaaataatattttgatataattttatattttctttaaaattcaaaaaacatcTCCGATTTAACCAAAGTAATTTCAGcatgataaaatttatttatttcattcttgatcatctattggtaaaaaaaattatgaaagctGTCGATGTTATTTCAAGAAATGTCAATGATTTTATCTTGGATGCATACTTATTTTTCACAACAACATTTATCCTTAGCATACTTCTTGAAATAATAATCCTACTCCACTCCTCACAAAACTTATAGCACCCTGGTCGCCCTCTATAATAACACGCTCTGTGATGTTGAAGCATGCTACGGTCcccatattatttttttgactaaattCTTTGGTCCTATATTTATTTCATAATCTATTTATATGAATCAAATCATTGAACCAGTATTTATATTAATctaaaaagataaaatcataCCTATAATTATAAATCATTACCTGGATCACAAAGGATATAATGAAAAAAGTCGTGGAAACACATGACTAAAGTTTTCATGGTGATAACCATTTTATAgctataattataaaatcataccTATAATTTCAAAATGGTTATCACCATGAAAACTTTAGTTATGTTTGATTCACTACTTTGTTCATTATATTCTTTGTTGATTGTCATACTACAACTGTTGacattaactatttttttgtaagatattgtttttaactttttttgtttggtgaattcttctttattttgtctgattatatatacaatagcgcatatatattaaaagaaaaaattgttGTTCAAAGACTGAAAAGAGCGTAATATTTCCTATTAATTATGATAGATTTCTAATCGATACATAATCCAATTTTTGACTATAAAACCGCAAAAAGagtactaaaataaaaaaaaatgttgttcaAAGACTAAAGGGAGCGTAATATTTCCTATTAATTATGATAGATTTCTAATCAATACATAATCcaattttttactataaaacCACAAAAAGagtactaaaataaattaataatgtaaagAGATAGTTTTAGggattaaaaaaattcaaaatttggtGTTAttcattttatgattttaaaactcATGTACTATTCAATCATACATATTTATAAATAGATTTGACTTCATAATAGATTTGAAtagttttttgttaaaaatatataacacacaAATTTCAGGTAAACCTtcgtattttaaaatattaattaactaGGTGACTTTCTCGTGTTCATGCAcggacataaatatttataaaataaatataatataataattaattgatatttattttaaattttaaattaatttataatttatattaattatatcatattactttaattaaatttttatctaaTTGGTTTTGTTGTTTTACGGTCAATTTAGTTGTCATTTGGACATATTggattttttctatttatttaaattcaactataatatttattttttgtaaatatattaatttttgattaattttcttatttgcattttaggttggttgttgtcttaaatatataagtatattttattaagattatgtataatttaagatatattatgattagaatgaaataaaaaataaactaaaatatcttattccaaattacataaattaatataatgataatattctaaagtatcatgcatatatataaattttacaaaagatctAAATTCTAACAgtgagttaatattttatttttcatttgttaatatgttttaagtcatcatataatttaaattcataaaataaacaaaataaataaattattattatataaacaaaataaataaattattattatataaacaaaataaataaattatacattcttattgtagttacatctatgattttatatataagttggattagttGCTAACATGttcatttgttaatatgtttattgctaaaatttatttttagtttttttaatatctcttaaaatatgcagtaaaaatgtgattgtattttataaattatattatataagtaaaataaaaattatttattttccgtaattttaagatattatagtaaactaaatatatgaaaaaaacataaaaaaacatttcaataataataataaaaaaatattttttgtcaattaaagctatatatgtttatgttacttaattattttgtgtaatcatctaagaaaatatatagatatatataaaaaaattcagcTACTTTGAAAGtatatatttgtattgtgtaaaattatgttttaaaagaaaaatatttctttttctaatatcaagatcatttgtgtgaactttttttttatgaaatcacattatatacaaatattttactaCTTTCATCTAAGAAGATGTAgataaaaaaagtattttactacttcaaaagtatatattttttgttacttaaagatatcttttaaatgaaatattactattttgtgaactttccttttttatgaaatcatattatatatacatatatttttcgttttaaattatttttaaaactttataaatgtttcctttttatttatactgttatttggaaaattttaaaaagtaaagaataatatttgaatgtacttttttatttcattatggATATCGTAGTAATCAACCACTATGAGAGTTATCATGAGCGCGACACCTAGGAAAGTGACTTCTCAAATCTAATATCAAAATCATTTgtgtgaactttttttttatgaaatcacattatatacacatatattttttcatctaagaagatgtagataaaaaaaatttattttactacttcaaaagtatatattttttgttacttaaagatatcttttaaattgaatattactattttgtgaactttccttttttttatgaaatcatattatatatacatatatttttcgttttttaattattttttaaaactttataaatatttctttttttatttatattgttttttagaaaattttaaaaagtaaagaataatatttgaatgtacttttttatttaattagggGTATCGTAGTAATCAACCACTGTGAGAGTTGACGTGAGCGCGACACCTAGGAAAGtgacttttcaaataatattatagagaagTCGACAAATTAGATTTTAAACTCAataaatttttcattaatttataaatttttaaataaattaaaatacataaataaataaataacatcCTCTTAGACGGGCCAAATTCGCAAGGTATataagtaacatatatatgagaGACAGCAAATCTCATATGTTGGACAACCTTTGTGATTGTCACATAATCTATTAATAGTCTCATACAACAAAACTTTGGCTGCTATATTTTCAGGCTCGAGAAATTTCTGATTACTAATGATGCACAGGCACAGATACTGAAATTTTTGTCATGACATATCACTCAGCTCAGTAAAGAGCTTAGCCCATCAAGTTGTGTTTCTATTGGACTTTCCAATGAGTTATGTATCAAACCAAACCCAAGTTCAGTTCTCAAAGCTCTCTCTACAGAGAAATCTTATGCACTAGTACTGTTTGCTACTACAGTACTAGTACATCATGGATACAGTTCCGAAAAATATTTCCAATTTTAAGCGTCTTCATGATAGAATAAAAACATCGATGGGTTTATATGCAAGTGCATTTTTCTCTACATAACAAAACTGTTAACGCGAAACTAATTTTACGAACGAGTCTGGTTATGCTTCCTCCAGTACTTACTCTCCCACTGTTCGATTCTTCTAGCCGTACTCTGCCTCCTTTTCAGAACCGAGAAAAACGACGCCGGATCATAAGGAGGCGGCATGGTGCAAGGACCAGTCTCTGCAGGGTGTGTCACAAGCGATTCCATCATAAACTTCCGCTCATTACCATCCCTGGGGCACGCCATTGTCTCTGAGCAGAGCTCGGTAGAGTTCTTAGGAATCTCGGGTTTAAACCGGAGGAGTTTAGAGTATTGAGTTAAGAGATGGTACATGTAATCGTACACATAGTCCATCTTAAGTTCTTGCTGCACAAACTCACTCGCCTTCTTTCCTATGTCTTGTGCCTAGTGAGAAAGAAAATCAGCCAAGACAATACTTAGAACCTATATTCAATCAAACAGTAACGAATGTGTGTAGTTTGAAGTAATGTCTCTTACCTTTAGCTTGTGCTGGTTGCCCCAATCGACGGCAAATTTAATGGAGCGGCATTTGTCGTCTTCCTTGACGGGCCAATAGTGTTGACCAGGTAACATACCCCGTGTGAAGAAATCGTAGTAATGAGGGTTCACCAGCAATGTCACCGAGTCACAAGCCAGAATGTACTTCTCGCTCACCGACCATGCAGACCCTTCTATGTAAATCTTGTATCTGTATTACAAGATTCTTGCATGACCCATTTCTTACATGCAAAAGGTTCCTCTAAAAGAGTTTACGTGCTAATTACCTGTGGTGGCATTGGCTTGCCAAGTCTGACTGCTTGTAACCTTCCTTTGATTCCCGGGCCCAGTCCTATACAATGAACATACCAAGATAAAGCACGTAACATGGACAATCAACACACAACTCCAAAACTCCCAACTTTTTTTGCATCATAGTACATCAAGTCATCAACTAGTAATAACTAAACCAACCATATCAATGGCAACAAGATGCCGAGACAGCTCATACTCAAGTtgcttaaaaatatatcttttatgcAATCCAGGACACTCTTAAGTAGTTGAATCATAGAACAAGCGAGCACAGATTCAGTCACCTGTTGGTACAAACGAGCTTTCCAGTCATGCCCCTCGGAGACATTACACTTCATGAGATCCAGTCTTGTATCAGCGACCGTCGGATTCCCTTTCCAGTAAGCATAAGGCTCTCTGTCTACCCATTTGCTCCTCTGGTTGCCTTCTTTGAGTTCTTTCAACAAACTCTCCCACGGCTTTATATTCACCTCAGCCCTACAAAACCAATGCAACTCTCACTGTCACAGCTATTTCTTAAGCCACAAGTCACAACCGGAAGTTACTATAGGGTTTCATTTGTCAAATCCAAAACTATTGTGGTCAAATTGCAAGAACCATAAAAGAAATGGGTGCTCGGAGAAATAAGAAGAATCGGTTACCATCCCCAATAAGACCAATCAGGAAACACGATGTCAAGCGTCTCGTTGTTCCCACAGTAACGGAACAGAGGCGGTGGCGTTAACTGTTCAAATCCGCCGAACGCCGCCGCCTTCACTACCGGCCAGTCAACGCAGTCAAACATGAGCTCGAGATCCGGAATCTTTCCCGGATACCTCCGTAGAAGCTGCACGAATCCCCATATCGTGAACACGTCTCTCGTCTGAAAAGCCTCTCGGAGCTTCTCGACGTAGATCCTACCGTCGATGATCGCAAGGCGGAAGTTCGCCGTCGCGTTGGCGCGCTCCAACGCTTCCCTCGTGATCCCGGTCTTCTCCCACGGCCGTAGATCCTCGTGGATCCAGCGGAAGTAGTCGGGACACGTGGCGGGTGGAGAACGCCCGGAGTCATCTTTTCTGCTGCCGGGAAGGAGGCTCGTCGGATAGTTGTCCCTTGGGCAAGTTACAGTGGCGTTGTCGGAGAAAGCGGGGCAGTTTAGTTTGAACTCCTTTGGCTTTTCCGTTATTAGCTTAGTCGACTGAGGGTATTTTGGGGATTCACCAGCTTTTAGGGTCTCCGTCACTAACGCCGTTTCTTTCGCTATTAACACCTACGAAAAGAAGGTTAATAACTGAGTCGTTTTAGTAAATAGCGGTGGACAGTTATTAACTAAAACTAATCACGTGATTAAGATCCCATGTAGACACGTGTCTAACTGTCCGTAACTTTGTTTGACGAAAAGTAATGGTTTCTTTTTTCGAGTAATCGACGGAAAGTAATGGTGACACGAGAAATCTGGCGCCACCAATATCAAATTCCATGTGGCAAAACAGTTCCATCAAAAACAAAACAGGCCAAAACGACAGAATGGAGTGTCGTTTTGAAGAATTAGCAAGAAACAGAACAAGAGTACACAAAGAATGTAATAAAAATGTGCATACGGAGGGATCGAGGAGGAGGCGCGTAGTAAGAAAAACgccgaggaggaggaagaggaagaaggagaagaaagcgTAGGATCTGTTGGAAGCTCCGGCGCCGGTTTTGACAAGGGGAGACAAGATGGTGTCGAAATGACGAGAGTGCCCTCCCGATGATCCATACGACGGAGAGTTCCTCATCGTCCCTCCTTGCTGTTGCATGCCAAACAATGTGAAATCGACAGGTGAAATGAGAGAGGtcagagattagagagagaaagaaaaagagagctTTTGTGAGGAGAGGAAAACGAAAGGACAAAAGGTTGCAGAATAATGTGAACCAAAACAAGAAAGGGTTGGTTAAACTGATTAATTACTTTTTTAATGTTTGCAAGACGTTGAAGGATGTGCACCTCAAAATGTAGTTCTTTTTAACCTTCTCGTTGTAATGGGAAACAAATTGTTTTATGATTTCCATTGTTTCGCAAtggttgttatttattttaaattgaaattgtAAACCGATGATAAGGCCTAGATCATGGCCAAGTTCTAGAAACTAGGCCCATGCCCAAAATAAATACCAAAACCTTTGTATATTGTTTTAAAGATGGGTTATCAGAACCAATCAAATGACATATCTATCTTTTTCCGGTTTggttcatttaaaaaaaaagtggcAACAACTAACAAAACCGACCACCGAGCATTGAGTTTGGACCACAGTAAAGTACATTAGAGACACATGTGATTTCGAGAAAACTGGacccttttgtttattttccaaGTGCTTTGATCGACGATCTGGTTACGACATgacatttacatatatatatagagctGTACTGGTCGGAGTTCACTGTTCAATAAAGGTTTAACGTTAAGCCTGACCCTGATACATCACTATTATATAAAAAAGTGTTTCGATGAGATCTTTTGaactagtttttttcttttcaaagttAATGGACAATTAGGTGTCAAGAACTTTTGGGATATGTTGTCGTCAATTGCGGATTGTCAATACAAACGGTTACATATACCATAATCTTGGCTCCCCCTTGATTAAATGGAAACATAATGATGGAGAAAGGCAAATAAACGAATCATGAATGACAAAGTCTTTCTAGGAATGCCCTCTTTgacaattttgtattaaagatCATGCTTAATCACTATATCATATCCCTATCATAATCACAAACGCCACATAAGAAAAAATTTTAGTCTACGCTCTCACCTTTGGCATGTACCTTATTTCACTTCACAATATTATTCACAAGGAGTTATATTCAATAAGATATCTATGAAAGTCAAATATCTGTATTTGAAATGAGTTTGCTATCCGTTTTTTCTATTGTACTCAGAGACGCTCTTTGATGTTCACTATCTTTATCGTACAGTAATATAATGATTCATAATGCCTCCTACTCCAAGAAATTAATAGTTGATTTAATAGACCTAATAAACCAAAAGATAATATAGTTTATAGGTTTctagatttttgttattttccgAAATGATATTTCTCAATTATTTCAatgtcattattttttttttaagtatataCATGTCGTGATAAGATTTGAAATAAGAAAGTGAAGGGTTCACAAATAATATCTTCTTTATAGTAGGGATCACTTCTTCTATTATCAACTTCAACTAACCATTTAGCGTTTATAAATTTGGCGGTGCCATATTATTCATGTAGGGCATGTATATTACTTACTAACATTATATTAATTCACCAATAATCAATCTTGATACATCCATATAAACTGGATACATTTAAATGAAATAAATGGTACCCAAAATGGTTATGGATATGCGCTGGCTAAATACTTGAACTGTGAAATTGTGAGTCTGTTTAGTCATTTATCAAATGATTGGTTTTGACTCGGACTGGTTTATTATCCAGGTTATTATACTTCCGGTTCTTGATTCTACTTCTAGAACTCTAACCAGTATTGAGTGACAAAGAAAAATACAGGGTAATATTACAAGTGACTTGAAGAGAGTGAGAGCGATATGATTTGGATGGCAGAGAAGAAATCCTAAAGGCAAAAAGCTCACGCCTTTTATCTTACTATTTCACGCGTGCTGTGTTCTTCCCTTGTCTCCCCATTTCACAACCCAAGAACCCTTTCTATAATAACAAACACTATAGTAAAATATCATCaacataataatttaaattattttaagtttgCACACATACATAAtgtacctatatatatatatatatgcatacacAATATGGAACCTTTATATTCTGCTTCCTTCTCTATAACTGAACACACTTGAGGGGAGTTTGTAAGCATGTCTGTGAGTATCTGCTCCATTCCTATCTTCTTTCTAATTGTCCTTCGTTTTACAGTTGCAAAAATATTTCCATGTATTTATAGAGACATACAAGGCTACAAATAAAGAAATATAATATTACATAACTGAGTTATATGTGTTGTAGATGACAGTGGAGATAAGAGTTCCAAACTTGGATTGTGAAGGATGTGCTTCTAAGCTTAAGAAGACTCTACTCAAGCTCAAAGGTATGAAAGCTTTTTGAGTTTTAATCTTTATTCTGCTTACCTCAATCCAAGTAGAATCTTAGAACCAAAGTAAAACTAAATCTTATATGAATGCATTATGCATGGAACTATATATATTCTTAGTTCAGCCAAACTAAGAATTGGTTTGGTTCGCGATCGCGTATATGGATTTGAACATCTCAACCAAAAGTTAACCATAGAACCGATCTAACTGGAAAATTGATTTCTCCAGTTCTTGCACGCGGTTGGATGTTTTAATAAGTTTATCCGGTTATTATTGGTTAACATGCAGGAGTGGAAGAAGTGGAAGTAGAGATGGAAAGCCAAAAAGTGACAGCTCGAGGATACCGGTTAGAGGAGAAAAAGGTTTTGAAAGCGGTACGACGGGCCGGTAAGGCAGCTGAACCGTGGCCATACCGCTTAGGTAATAGCCACTTTGCATCTTTCTATAAATATCCATCTTATGTGACCAACCACTATTACTCCGATGCCCACCGTACCGATCCCACCGGTGGTGTCCACACTTTCTTCCACACTCCGGCCGTTTACTCCGTTGCAGTGGCCGGCGATGAGATCGCGGCTTCGATGTTTAGTGATGATAATCCACATGCTTGTACCATTATGTAATCTATTTTTCATCATATacataaaaatgttttctttgCACCTTTTTAAAACCAAGTGATTCCAAACCCCAGACCGTACTGGGAACTAAGTAATGTCTGATACATGTGCTATTTAAGACATCTACCGTAGCCAACCACGAATTGTTCGTCTTTGTCCacatttgattttgattttgatttttggtatttttcttaatttgtatTGAGAAAGTACATCTAATACTTCATGTTTTATATAGAGTTCTTCAAAATGAAACTACGATACTTCATAATTATAATCCACATACTTAAAACgaattctaaattttaaaattaatagagAGTTCTTCAAGATTATTTTTGCTGTAACATTATAAGAAACTTTTATAATTCAGTTTCATGTTTCACTACAATTATTGCATATCAAAGAGAGCATTTCTTCAAGACAACACTCTCAATCGGAATCAAATCAGATGGAAACATACAGTCCATATTCTTCCCTTCAGTTTTCTTCTCCGGCAACAAACTGCACGGCTCAGGCTTAACTCTGCTCGTAACTCCAGCCACATCAGTACAGTTCCACTGCACCTCCTTAGGCTTAGCCGACAAAGTTATGTTCACATTCGAAATACAAATACCCGTAAACGGATCTTTATCAATCCCAGCGAGACTAGCCGACATGGTGACGTTCTCAGCCGTCATATCACTGAAATTGATGTTAGAAACTTCGGGCAACGCCTTGGGATCGTACCCTTCGTCAGGATGCTGGTTGTAGTTTCCACTCATCCAGAAAACGTATTTCATCGTCTTCATCGTGAATCTCCTAGCGTAAATGTCCTTGACGTAAGCGCCACGTCCCGCAGCGGTTTTGATTCTGACGGAGGATTCAGTGTTGATTAGTGTCACGTCTTCGATTCTGACGTCTTTGATTCCTCCCGACATCTCGCTTCCTAAGGCTACTCCTGCGCTTTTCGGGGAGATGCATGTGAGCCGTCTGATCGAGAGTTGTTGAGTCGGCATTCCGAACTTGATTCCGTATTGGTCCCAACCACTTTTAACGGCGATGCAGTCGTCTCCGGAGACTATGTAACAATCTTCGATCAGTGTGTTGGTGCATGAATCTGAAAAGGACCAAATAAGAAACAATGCCTCGTGAGATTACAATATTGCGACGTGGGATGATAtgcaaaactataaaatatatttaaaatgccACTTAAGCATGGAGGCTATAGacaatttatcaaaaaaagttaatattttttttttgcaaattgaGAAactatattcatatatatataattacgttttaaaattttgggttGAAGACACATGTTTCATTAGCTAGACCAGTCTGCACATATGATATAAACATTGTCACATAGGATAGTACCTGGATTGATTCCATCGGTGTTGGGAACATCAACGGGAGCGATAATGGTGATTGATTTGACGATGACGTTATTACAGTAGACAGGATGAATATGCCACGACGGAGAATCGACCAAAGTGATATTGGAGATCTGAATATTTTGGGAGAACAAGAGTTCGATCATATACGGTCTAGTCAAATTAAACTGCTTCTTTTTGAATTTATCCCACCAATACTGTCCCTGTCCGTTGATCGTCCCGTTGTTACCTATTAGAATTAGAGTCCAAGTTCAATATATTAGTACCTTCCGGTTTACAGTGCGAACCGGAAATTTGTTGCGATTGTATTGGAAAATTACCGGTTATGACCACGTCGGTTAGGTTTGTACCGGAGATGAGACTGTTGAATCTCCCGGTTCCGGTTCCATCCCTTCCTTTTCCGTACGATGGCAGTGGAGGGACCACTGGCCATTCAGATTCATCCTGATACAGTATTTGTCAAAACCGGAATCAGTAACTTAATTTACACTAAACCTTCATGAATCGAACAGAACCGGATCCAATACAAGCCAAAGCAGAAACTAATATAAAAGGCAGATCTTCTACAAATTTTGCTTTGAATGGAGATGTATTTACGAGATACTATAACATTAATATAATAGATTTTCTACATTGCTTTGGTTACTATTATTATTCTTTATAATTAGAAAATTGAACAAACCGTATAGAACATAGTGAGTTACCTGAGATGCAAGGATGGTGGCACCTTTTTGGATGAACAATGTGAAGTGGCTGGTTAGGTTAAAACTTCCGGTGAGCCATTTTCCAGGAGGAACTAAGAGTTGAGCTCCACCGTCGCTCGCCAGGTCGCTGAGCTTGCTTAAGGCCGTTCTGAACGCTTTCGTATTGGAAGTTTTCCCATCTCCAACTCCTCCAAAATCAGTTATTACCGCCTTGTGTTTCCGGCAATTTAATGCAGGAAACTCAATCCCGGAATACGCCGAAGGATGGTGGCTGCGTGATTCAATCGTCGGGAAACGGAATATAGCAAAAAGGACTAATATACCAAACACTAACCTAATCATCTACACAAGATAATAGAAACATGTAAGAAGAAAATTAATATCTAAGAAGATGTTGGATATGAAAACTAATCAAGCTAATATTTTCATAAGGATATTCGATATTTTATTGTATTAGATGATTTTGTTATAATCAAAACTTATAGAAGCTACGCAATATTCATCTTCTAAAGAGCGGTTTATAATACATACTAGCGGATATATAAAACTACGAACTTCGGCAGAAAATATATAACAGTGTTTCTCTAACAAGAACTTTTCTTTACCTTGAGATATTTGAAGTAGCAAAGGAAAAACAGAGGAATGTCTTCCTTCTGGTTTGATTGTTTGTGGAAAATGAACACGACAGAGTAATATTTATAGATTTCAAAAAGATAAGAATGCCAAATAAGGATtattaaatattctttttcCGAATTTTGAATTCACGTAGATAattgttaaataaattttgatattgTAAATTAACAAGTTTGCTTATAAAATAACTGAAATGTCTAACAAGGAAGTAAAAATCGAAACGccttaaatatatatcttaaatttaGTACAATTATATCTATGATACAATTCTAAATTTGACCTCATCTAGAATATTGGGATAACTACTCTCACTCTAGCCTAATTCTTACCACATTTACATTTTGACCACTAGATTTGAAGATATATGTTATTAAATGCTagattttaatcattttatacCTTTGACAAAATTGGAAAAGTATCCAAATTATATTTCCAGtttaatttattgtttaatttattgaCTATTTAGAAGTATCCTAATTATATTATTGGTGGAAAGCATTGTGCATTTTATTGAACTTTACTCTATTGATAAACAATAAAATCA
This genomic window contains:
- the LOC103873098 gene encoding O-glucosyltransferase rumi homolog isoform X2 gives rise to the protein MRNSPSYGSSGGHSRHFDTILSPLVKTGAGASNRSYAFFSFFLFLLLGVFLTTRLLLDPSVLIAKETALVTETLKAGESPKYPQSTKLITEKPKEFKLNCPAFSDNATVTCPRDNYPTSLLPGSRKDDSGRSPPATCPDYFRWIHEDLRPWEKTGITREALERANATANFRLAIIDGRIYVEKLREAFQTRDVFTIWGFVQLLRRYPGKIPDLELMFDCVDWPVVKAAAFGGFEQLTPPPLFRYCGNNETLDIVFPDWSYWGWAEVNIKPWESLLKELKEGNQRSKWVDREPYAYWKGNPTVADTRLDLMKCNVSEGHDWKARLYQQDWARESKEGYKQSDLASQCHHRYKIYIEGSAWSVSEKYILACDSVTLLVNPHYYDFFTRGMLPGQHYWPVKEDDKCRSIKFAVDWGNQHKLKAQDIGKKASEFVQQELKMDYVYDYMYHLLTQYSKLLRFKPEIPKNSTELCSETMACPRDGNERKFMMESLVTHPAETGPCTMPPPYDPASFFSVLKRRQSTARRIEQWESKYWRKHNQTRS
- the LOC103873098 gene encoding O-glucosyltransferase rumi homolog isoform X1; protein product: MQQQGGTMRNSPSYGSSGGHSRHFDTILSPLVKTGAGASNRSYAFFSFFLFLLLGVFLTTRLLLDPSVLIAKETALVTETLKAGESPKYPQSTKLITEKPKEFKLNCPAFSDNATVTCPRDNYPTSLLPGSRKDDSGRSPPATCPDYFRWIHEDLRPWEKTGITREALERANATANFRLAIIDGRIYVEKLREAFQTRDVFTIWGFVQLLRRYPGKIPDLELMFDCVDWPVVKAAAFGGFEQLTPPPLFRYCGNNETLDIVFPDWSYWGWAEVNIKPWESLLKELKEGNQRSKWVDREPYAYWKGNPTVADTRLDLMKCNVSEGHDWKARLYQQDWARESKEGYKQSDLASQCHHRYKIYIEGSAWSVSEKYILACDSVTLLVNPHYYDFFTRGMLPGQHYWPVKEDDKCRSIKFAVDWGNQHKLKAQDIGKKASEFVQQELKMDYVYDYMYHLLTQYSKLLRFKPEIPKNSTELCSETMACPRDGNERKFMMESLVTHPAETGPCTMPPPYDPASFFSVLKRRQSTARRIEQWESKYWRKHNQTRS
- the LOC103873099 gene encoding heavy metal-associated isoprenylated plant protein 31, which translates into the protein MSMTVEIRVPNLDCEGCASKLKKTLLKLKGVEEVEVEMESQKVTARGYRLEEKKVLKAVRRAGKAAEPWPYRLGNSHFASFYKYPSYVTNHYYSDAHRTDPTGGVHTFFHTPAVYSVAVAGDEIAASMFSDDNPHACTIM
- the LOC103873101 gene encoding probable polygalacturonase is translated as MIRLVFGILVLFAIFRFPTIESRSHHPSAYSGIEFPALNCRKHKAVITDFGGVGDGKTSNTKAFRTALSKLSDLASDGGAQLLVPPGKWLTGSFNLTSHFTLFIQKGATILASQDESEWPVVPPLPSYGKGRDGTGTGRFNSLISGTNLTDVVITGNNGTINGQGQYWWDKFKKKQFNLTRPYMIELLFSQNIQISNITLVDSPSWHIHPVYCNNVIVKSITIIAPVDVPNTDGINPDSCTNTLIEDCYIVSGDDCIAVKSGWDQYGIKFGMPTQQLSIRRLTCISPKSAGVALGSEMSGGIKDVRIEDVTLINTESSVRIKTAAGRGAYVKDIYARRFTMKTMKYVFWMSGNYNQHPDEGYDPKALPEVSNINFSDMTAENVTMSASLAGIDKDPFTGICISNVNITLSAKPKEVQWNCTDVAGVTSRVKPEPCSLLPEKKTEGKNMDCMFPSDLIPIESVVLKKCSL